In Tursiops truncatus isolate mTurTru1 chromosome 9, mTurTru1.mat.Y, whole genome shotgun sequence, a single genomic region encodes these proteins:
- the LOC101328668 gene encoding trypsin-like, with translation MTTFIFLALLGVAVAFPTDDDDKIVGGYTCEAHSIPYQVSLNSGYHFCGGSLISDQWVVSAAHCYKSRMKVGLGAHNIEVLEGNEQFIKAAKIIVHPKFNKRTLDNDIMLIKLDPPATLNNQVAPIPLPTRCAAAGTQCLISGWGNTKSSGSNFPELLQCLKAPILSDSVCHSAYPKQISKNMMCLGFLEGGKDSCQGDSGGPVVCKGQLQGIVSWGYGCALKGKPGVYTKVCNYVNWIQKTIADN, from the exons ATGACGACCTTCATCTTTCTTGCTCTCTTGGGAGTCGCTG TTGCTTTCCCCACTGATGATGATGACAAGATTGTCGGGGGCTACACCTGTGAAGCACATTCCATCCCCTACCAGGTGTCCCTGAACTCCGGCTACCACTTCTGCGGGGGCTCCCTCATCAGTGACCAGTGGGTGGTGTCCGCGGCTCACTGCTACAAGTC CCGAATGAAGGTGGGCCTGGGAGCACACAACATTGAAGTCCTTGAGGGCAATGAGCAATTCATCAAAGCAGCCAAGATCATCGTCCATCCCAAGTTCAACAAAAGGACCTTGGATAACGACATCATGCTGATTAAACTGGACCCACCTGCCACTCTCAACAATCAAGTAGCCCCTATCCCTCTGCCAACACGTTGTGCAGCTGCTGGTACCCAGTGTCTCATCTCTGGCTGGGGCAACACCAAGAGCAGTGGCT CCAACTTCCCTGAGCTCCTGCAGTGTCTGAAAGCTCCCATCCTGTCTGACAGCGTTTGCCACAGTGCCTATCCCAAACAGATCTCCAAAAACATGATGTGCCTGGGCTTCCTGGAGGGCGGAAAGGACTCTTGCCAG GGTGACTCTGGTGGCCCTGTGGTCTGCAAAGGACAGCTCCAGGGCATTGTCTCCTGGGGCTATGGCTGCGCTCTGAAAGGCAAACCTGGTGTCTACACTAAGGTCTGCAACTACGTGAACTGGATTCAGAAGACTATCGCTGACAACTAA